The sequence ttcattttgtttgcttattcatgggctcttacgacacagcgaattcggaaggcgtaaCCATGTACTCTATCATCCTGGCCTTCGTGCCTTTGTTATTTTGCTAAACAATGCGTGATGCGCGATTTTCTTAATCAATAATCAATTTTCTTAATcatttcataaaaatcatttaacACATATTCCTTAAACGAAGTACAAACAATTTCGAAACTAGTTTATATCTGCATATTTTGAGCCCATATTATCAATGATGGTTCATCATTACAgcctctataaaaaaaaaaatgaaaaaaaaacgaaaactctTAGTGATTATagagaatttttttcgattaaaaataaaaataaattcgtgCTATAACTCATATTTTCTGCCCAGTGTGCGGCCTCAGTGcaaattcatctaaatattaGCCAGAAGCAGACTCTTTTTTGTTCTTAAACAAAACGAAATTTAATTTGCTTGCTGTCGCCCCGCTTTTGCATGCTGCCGCCTGCATTTTAAAAGCTCACCGCTACACCTTTGTAATATTTGTTATGTCTTCGTATAAAAGATTTCGcgtaataatttcatagattGCATATGCGATTTAAAGGCTTGAGGAAAATCACACGCCTCTCCAACATTGGCCAGGTTGCAGCTGCTGTTTCTCAACCGGACCTGCTGCGCCTGTGCCGTTGTTAGAGAAGCGTCTTGATTTTGAAATGCTTTAGCAATCACTTATGAAtgtaattttgtatttacttttatgCACAAGATGAATAGGAAAGTGCGCACCACGTGCACATTTTCCCATTTGAGGCTGTGCCTCTGTCACATCTTAACCACTTAACAGTAcaattttggtttaattttaatttcttttactttagttaTTGCATTAAAGCCTATTatccacatacatgcatacatatatgcgacatgtatatataaatacaaatacagatacagattctATTTGTAAGTAGTTTTAAGTAATGTATTTAGTggtaatattaataacaacGTAAagacaaaaacgaaataaatgcaaacaaattaaatcaaaacgaaataaaatgcgAGTTTTTGAAGTTTCTAAATAGGGGgtatttttccaataggggttttcCCGACAGACACCCATCATTCAtaactttattaaatattttttatttattttatttcatcttttttatatatattatttcgtttttttttttttcatatgtcttatttattttattttgttttttattttttttaatatatatattttatttattttattacatattttgtgttgattttgttatgtatattttatttattttattatatattttttctttattttaggtattatattatatcttttttatttattttattaagtattttttatttgcatggttttgtttagtttaaatctcttaaatcacaatattaccaagacactcactgaattttcacaaacatgtaactTCTCCTGCTTTTTGTATAGGTGGTCTGTGTGTAGTATGGTCTATGGTCgaataaaaaaatcttcaaattcttctaattttgcattttgctttttcaatttctttagaaTGGCAATGTTCCGGTAAAAGGTTTACCACCTTCTAAATATGGAGAATGTGTATATTGTTACAACAACGCAATTACTCTCctcccattattattattattattagaaggccattacgcactgcgatcagagctgatctattgggaaaggcctatttttgcaACCTTAGagttttagcacaattttaggtttgttgTTTCAAAGCTTGCacggagatactacgataccaccaaggtgatgaagtctctgtctgcccaacgcagaaCATttacaaagcacatgttctgagctttctatgtccatttcgcaaaagcggcagacattggtctcggatagaccaatattatttagatggtacctcaggctgcagtgacctgtaagatgacctgttaaaagacgcagatctactctgcttagtgagagtagcttgtcagatattccttcgTTGGGACTTagaaatagtttggcttgacgctgaccggcacagtttagccagcgtgcagcaaatttcctttcttcccattccctaaggaattcattaatgtggcttttggtgagtccacagaaaggctcaggaccagtaagttgcatatttgctccttgttttgcaaggtcatcagacatttcatttccctcatgcccttaccttcatgtcccggaatccagcccagtgttactatgttgaggtttcctaacgtgttgagaaggtttaggcagtcatttaccaatttagaggtgatagttgttgttagaagggcttttagagccgcttggctatctgaaaggatgtagatgtgagtacctgtTTTTTTCCTgttaaggcattctctcacacatatttcaatggcatgaatttctgcctggaatattgttgggtagagtccaatcggaatcgatttttgaatttgggcccattgattcctgccccttttctccattttccaatttttacccatcagtaaaccatagctgagagtcaagtttgaaagtgatagaatttgttctccagtctgtgcattcattaattataacatggaagttcctgaagagtattggtttgggtgatagtatatcatcgctatgaagaatgggactatgtaggaactcttctaagatctttaaatgtcctttcatatccccacttttaagttcagatatacttTTTAATCATAAGGCACACGAGCGAACTTCCCTTTCAATcaagattggaagcggtggtatgttcaggagcacacccaatgcatcagtaggacatgttttcatagcccctgtaataccaacacatatcaagcgatgcagtttgtttaatacgtttactgcttttctttgcttgtccttgggccaccatgctaaggatgcataagtgactatgggtttcacaacagtggtgaatgtccagaaggtcattctagggtttagtccccatgtcttaccaaaaagccttgtgcaggcaaagaatgcccttgtggtttttgaagtaactctctcaatatggcaattccacgtaagcgttttgtcaagactgacgccaagatagttcgcttctgtcgagagttgaagtgttgttccattCAGGAtgggacatttgagatttattttccttgtcctagtaaacggtacaagtgctGTTTTGGATGGGTGAATGGAAAGCCCTTTTTctgtgcaccatttgtttattattgtaagagctagctgcatgcgatccgaaatggtttcctcatgccagcctaatacataaactactaccCTGAGGGTGAAACCCTAGGTTGTTCAGCTtatggagaagttcatctatgactagagtccacaaaagaggagagagtacgcctCCTTGgaggcaacctcttgtggctttgatagatttgattgttccttcTAGTTCGGTGCTAATCGTTCTAGATTTCAatatgaatattatccatctagtgatgggttcaggtacctcctttagatatagggcattatagattgcctcataggaagtgttatcaaaagctcctgatatgtcaataaatgcacatagagctatctgtttggactcaatagccttttcaataactgttaccaggctgtgtattgcagtctcagtgaaTTTTcccctgttgataggcaaattcAAATCGATGCAGTGGAAAGTTAGCTAAATTGttttccctaatatactgaCCAACtatattttccattgttttaaggaaaaattaactgagactaattggtctgtatgatgaAGACAATTGTTCGGGTTCCTCCCATTAGTCAAAATGCAACAGAATTTAAGTATTATATTAATGAAGGTTTCACCTTTCTGTACCCCACTAGTAAATACTTTCtttggtttttcttattttcttctaaTGTACCTCGTATACGAAGGAATTGAATATGGCGAAACCAAAAGGTCCTAGGCAGATATTTAATTCATAAGTAAACataaaacgttaaaaaaattttatttcagtattcaatttaaacgaaaaaataGTACAAATCACTCATACATAGTCCATATGTTTgtagataaatacaaatttcaaattacAATACAcacatttgaatttatattaaacACTGTTGTTGAGTTTCAaacttcaacaaaaaacaaaaaaagagaaacacCTGAATGTTGAAATACCTGGTCTAAATCCATATTCATTTCTAAAAGCTTGTTTTTCACATTGCCCATTTTATAATTTGACGAATCCAAACACTTCCTCTTGTTTATTCTGCCTTATCATCCCACAAGCAAAGTTCATAGAAACGTTCAAGACCATATTTTAGCAACTTTGTTGCTTCTCCATTTTTGAATAATGCGTCATAATCTTCTTCGAAACATCCATCTTTAAAAACGGTGTCTTGAAGCACAacccattttttcaaattatcatTTACAAAACAAGTAGGCATCTCACATAGCAGGGCATAACATCCAAAATGTTCAAATTCCCGCACTTCATCTACAATTGTTTGCCAACTGGGAGCACAGGAATACTTTGAACATAATAccgcttttaaatttttataatagtaACGAAGTAGTTCGGAACGATGAAACGCGAGTTCTCTCAAACTCAAACTGGTGTTGAAGAAGATATTCAAGTCGTATCCGACACTGCCAACAAAGCAAGCGTTAAAGTTTTTCTGCCGAAAGAGACAATTAAATAAAGTAGaagttaatatataatatatatactaatatatgtatgtataagtgtattaaattggcatacaaacaCAACGTCGGGCACACCACATTCGTTAAATTTATGAAGCATATTTTTTAAGGAAGCATCACCAAGTGCGATGACTTTGTAtggcaaattttgtttaagcagTAGATCGATAAGGCgtttttgaaatgtttccaaATAACTGCGAAGTTTTGTAGTGATTTCTTTTAACTCCGGCAAATGTCTCTCAATCATTTCAATGGCTATGGTCATGCGTTTTTCGACGTCCCAATTACCGATTAATGCCGAAACACTTAGTATGCAATCTGTACAATTCTCTACTTTTAAATACTCCATAGAGGCAGCATGAAAGTGAGCCATTTTCGTCAAAGCAGCCTGCGCTAGGTTTAATCCCATTCCTGTGTGTCCACTGATGCTCTGATATTTCCAAAAGGTCAAGTCCTCCAGCAAAAAGAAGTTTTCGCTTGTATGAATGCAACTGGAAGGAtgttaaattttatgtaaaaatctaataataaaaaaataaaaaacctaaaaaaataacaataaaagactaaaaaaataaaaaacaaaagactaaaaaaataaaaaaataaaaactgaaaaaataaaaaaaaaaaattaaaaaattaaaaaaataaaaaaaaaactataaaaataaaaaaaaaactaaataaataaaaaaaactaaaacaaacaaagaaaataaaaaaaacctaaaaaaaaactaaaaaaagttaaaaatataaatatctatatatatatataaaacaaaaaaaaatttaaaaaagtcaaaaaatatatatgtatatcgaaAAACGGTGTCGAGTAGCCtcaattgatcgagtccaaaaaacagcctgcctcctgataacaggatgcttaagtacaacacctactaaggctctaaatacgtttcttcacttgttccctatcgatctggctggcaaagcgattgcagcgaaagcagcgacacgcgtGAATGCCATATCGAAATGGtaaaagtatcttggccattcggccatactgaacaggaacactgttatctcttccgacatagactatcatgtaagtcttccatcaccacccttgctattctcctgttcactcccaactagggaagaatggaagacaaatcttaccgaaatcgatggccctctgattatatatacagatggttcaaaacaagacggtaaagtgggatttggaatcttttcccaATTCCCCTCACACCAATCtgtcatttagattacccgactactgtagtgtattccaagcggaagtatgcgctatatggtatgctgcgaaaactctcttagaaaagagAACTTCACTAGgagatatccgctttttcactgacagtcaagcggctgttcgagcactcagctcctcttatacccactcagatgtggttcgatcctgtctcttatctcttaaaacaatattaaaaaaatataaaaaaattaaaaaaaaaaaaaatataaaagaaataaaaaaaatatatataaaaaaatatatataaaaaaatatataaaaaaaatatttaaaaaaaatattaaaaaataaaaaaaaatataaaaaaaatataaagaacaaacataaaaacaaaaacataaaaataaaaaatgggagaCAACACCCGCCCGCCCATTAGAAAGTGCAAGGTCACaccattatacataactatgaaAGTCTCAACCCCCTAGGGTCCCTATAGAACCCccagaaaaagtttgaaaataagtTGTTTTACCACCGTGGTTGCAGCTTGTACTGAAATACAGTTGAAAAGAAATGTATACAGCGATTGTTAACCCAGCAAGGGTTTGAAGTAAGGTTTTATAATTCATACCActtatgaaaatgttgttttatCGTAAAATTTATAAGTGACGAAAAATTGAGCTAAAAAATTGTCTGATTTTGTActatttcactatttataaattttttcttttttgtaacatgtaagcaaaaatttggaatattccaaattttcagtatttgtaaaaacatttctttttttaatattatgtatatttgaaactaaaaaagcgcccctataaataataaaagaattgttcgcttttggttgactgggtttttcttatttcgctttgttcttctctctctcatcgttcgacagttcgctcctcaaatttattctgcacggtattacaaacggctagaacatttgtaataatagaattttaatagaatttggactattatttagtaaaaatagctttaaatcgaatctttatgtaataaagaattcttataagtgattttgttacttttctgtgtttgtttttaagtgaaataagcgtCTGTAAAAGAGCATTTGGGGAAATCCCCATTTGTTCTCCCGCCCCTTTTAAAAAAAGGGGTATAAGGGGgggtagaggggtgtatccccatcttaaaactgaaaacagaacctaccggaggcttatagtttttaagttatttgagtttaaaaattgtaaaattgaccaagaatcctcctattttggttactacaaccagccgaagtgctgccagacatcgtataaataaacaattttagaagataataaatgactagaaatacaaaattttacaaattatttctatattatatacgtctattcatatatatatatatatatatatatatatatataggtatatttatggatatatgtatatatttatatacatatatatattaatgcttgattttcagtaaagtatgtttgattgtatgcattttgaatatatgatatacatatatatatgatatatatatttttaattccaaattttcactatattatgaatatatgatatatatatatacatatatatatttaaaaaaaaataaaaaaaaagcgccgcaggcgaaaatttggaataaaaaatcgcgcgatttttaattccaaattttccctatgttatgaatatatgatatatatatatacatatatatatttaaaaaaaaaaagaaaaaaaagcggcgcaggcgaaaatttggaataaaaaatcgcgcgatttttaattccaaattttccctatattatgaatatatgatatatatatatgcatatatatatttaaaaaaaagaaaaaaaagcgccgcaggcgaaaatttggaataaaaaatcgcgcgatttttaattccaaattttcactatattatacatatatatatttaaaaaaaaagaaaaaaaaagcgccgcaggcgaaaatttggaataaaaaatcgcgcgatttttaattccaaattttccctatattatgaatatattatatatattcttttttatatattaaatatctatatataaaaaagaataattaaaacattttgcgtaaaacttttttcttcgtaggcggccttcggccgcactgcaaaaaaaaatcacccttaaTAGTCAAACACCGTCTCCGCTGCACATCGGAGTTTTACGTGAAGCGgaactgtatttcgaaaatcatatcgatattgtatttattgtatttatgaactcaatatatacactttagaggttgtaaacccccattccttcattattctaacagaaaagagtgtgtggaaattatgttcctatgttgcttcgttttcaatggcattctattattttttttattttttgcttctggcagcactccattcagccatgcttttcagttattgtaaatttagctggcatatttggagttagcaacttaaaaatgcaatataaatggttaatttgtggtataaataaataaaaagagttaaaaacgtatgtgtatgttaatatagtttcaatatttattaaaataaatgtgataaatgcacttattctatcaaaatttggtgaagataAAAGACAaactttatcaacaaataacttaaaaactattattaacagaatagtgttggtgctagttttagcaaaataagcacgaagtgaacatctcctgtgaatttcattgaaaaattcgtaatatttctctcaaaagaaGTGATGGGAGAATACATGGGGTCGGAGCCGagcattttttcaagcttatgaaaaatatatgcatttttaacgttaaatattgctattaattcttaattttaatttataaaaagtaatataaatcaaaaggctgatacagtgactacatttgcgtgttataatttttaaattcggtccacgcacttaggcattataagcaaatatatcgtggtagaaaaGGAAAGCACAGCCCAAATTTATCGTGGCAGCAATGGAAAGCCAAcacaaataaaaacgaaaaaaaaaaaaaaaataaacaattaaaaactaTACTCACCTTCGGCCGAATTTCACATAATTTTCTCCGTGTGCCATTTGAGGAATTACCTTCATATACATGGAGCATTCACGTGAATTGCTCCCATTTGAGCTTTTGATTCTTACAATTGGTAAAGTACAGGTTCTATGCTCGCTTAAATCTCCACCTTTTTGGTTCGTCTCGTAGATTACATTAATTTCTTCAGTATCCTCTAGTGATGATGCCCAACTATAGCTAAATTTCAACCAGTCGGGGTTTCCCAAAACTTCGATTTTCAAGTAAACTCCTATAGCGTGTATTAATTCCTTCttagacatttttaaaatagtGGACTGTATTATATTTAAGTAGAACGTTATCGAAAGCAAAGCTACTGACCTTTACAACGCTTCTTGAACAATTGAACCAAACTTGCGAAAATATTTCCGTTTGGCCGTTTCAAGGCGAATTCTCTGGCGAATTTCCACCTTGGGCCGTTCGTTTCATTTGAATCAatacaaggcgaattgagtactatAGGTGCTGCCTTGCCAAACCAGTTACGTTATTTTTCGcggttttgacaagtctgacgtcagatccctttccaatacaaaacacacaaaaatacgaggcattacatgtttgtgaaaactcTGTGAATGATTTCTTAACGTACGGGAAATGTCTTGTGTTTGGTGGTTTCTATTGCTTTCCCCTACTCTTCACCTTCACAAACAGGTAATTTCCCTTCTTTTTGCTTATATATTCTCGGAGCATGACGTCACAGCGAAATCGAACAACGCAATTACTTACTTTTAAGTCGACTAATTACTTAGTGCCGATTTACACACaaagacatctggaagggagaaaCGAAAATTCTCTTTTGCTGTTTCATTCGCGGTCGCACAGGCAAAAGTGTTTTCAGCAACATATGTTGCTTTTGACGTTTACTTTTTTGGCAGCTTCCGGTTTGGATATATTCTAAAATCCGTGAACATGTAAGGCGGAGAAGGTTTGTCAacagtttcataaaaatttgaaggAAAGACACAGGCTGGattagttaaataataaatacttttttttttacatatatgtatataatataaatttttgtacttgaataaaaaaaaaatttagttaattaaacCTACTTTACTTGCAAATATCATCTTGCATTTCACAAGCACCGTTCTAATGTTTTTCATCTTAGATCCTGCCAGATCCAGAACTTactcccacaaaagaagaaacgaTTCAAGCAActgccaaaaattattttacagtcAGCTTTAAATTTGATAATACGTATAAGAAgcgcaaagcgtgtcgccagtacgggCGAAAAAATCTCCGTATCTTCCCCGACCATTATTTTGCTACAAGCAAAATGTTTCtaaatgtttccctgtgtaaatgggcacttaCTTTAATTACTTTTAAGGCGATTTActtgtgaagaaaaatttagaaacgCAATTCTCTATATCtctgtattttttataaaaacaaagataCATATCAGTTCAATAAAACGCTTTGAAATGGGCGTCAATTAGTTTTAGTTACACCCTCTcatatgaattcgccttgtttcttGCATTTCCCCATGaatgtattcaattcgcctTCCAGTATTGTATTCTGTGATCAAGAAtaagacccgatttacacgaggagacatctggaagagaaacattttgttcaaggGCGATagacggtcggggaagagagaagggattttgtctcccgtactcggcgacacgctttgctcttcttattcgtatttcttatcttaaagcaatttttgacagtcgcttcattcgttttcttcttttgtggaagaaagttctaagttatgtgttggttttcaatcaaacggaagataacaacgatgacaaacatccgaacgctgcttgggaaatgcacgattatttttgctagtaaagtaggtataatttaaaatagttatgggacatgtgtatattgatttctaatttttccctgcatttctagatactcaagttaattgtaagttaattatttacatatgaagtatttttaatttaattttttttattcaagtataagaatttataaatatatttcaataaaaaaaaacaacaaattatttattatttaatcagtttgcatttttcattcatatatttaagaaactgctgtcgaacgctctctgctttacatgtaagcgcgtgctagaatacattcgaaccagacgatgctaaagtattaaatgtaaaaatgtcgcggcaacatttttgcccgtgtatacgcgaatgaaacatcaaaagagaatttccagtgtctcccttccagatgtctcctcgtgtaaatcggatcaaaagaaaggagaattatttgtttgtgaagaagaagagtaggcgaaagcaatggaaacaaccaaacacaagacaTTTCCATGACAGCCGGTTGTACGCAAAGAAAATACCCGGATTTTTCCCCAACTTTAGGCTGCTccccccacacacacacacattctatTGCAAGTGGCGTGCTCCCCATAAAACGCAAGCAAACTGCATTTGgtggctttatattaatttgtgctttcacaatttaacacgccatacttcgtttttattttatttttttaatgtcacAAATCAAAAGATTCCTAggtcattcactgaattttcccaAATATGTAATTCGTCCTccatttgcttgttttgtattgcgaagggagctgacgtcaaACTTGTTAAAAGTgcgaaaaataaagcaactgctTTTTTAACCCATTACAGCATAACGTTCGATATATCGGACatgagttaaattaaatttgtatcaagCAAGTGTGATGTGAAGGTGGCTTAAAGGTTGTAATCGAAAGAAAACTATTTCTTCAACAATGGCATCCCTTCATTTGTCGGCCCATCGCAAAGAGTTcccgttattttaaatttt is a genomic window of Anastrepha ludens isolate Willacy chromosome 6, idAnaLude1.1, whole genome shotgun sequence containing:
- the LOC128867873 gene encoding uncharacterized protein LOC128867873 isoform X2 yields the protein MSKKELIHAIGVYLKIEVLGNPDWLKFSYSWASSLEDTEEINVIYETNQKGGDLSEHRTCTLPIVRIKSSNGSNSRECSMYMKVIPQMAHGENYVKFGRSCIHTSENFFLLEDLTFWKYQSISGHTGMGLNLAQAALTKMAHFHAASMEYLKVENCTDCILSVSALIGNWDVEKRMTIAIEMIERHLPELKEITTKLRSYLETFQKRLIDLLLKQNLPYKVIALGDASLKNMLHKFNECGVPDVVKTLTLALLAVSDTT
- the LOC128867873 gene encoding uncharacterized protein LOC128867873 isoform X1 — protein: MSKKELIHAIGVYLKIEVLGNPDWLKFSYSWASSLEDTEEINVIYETNQKGGDLSEHRTCTLPIVRIKSSNGSNSRECSMYMKVIPQMAHGENYVKFGRSCIHTSENFFLLEDLTFWKYQSISGHTGMGLNLAQAALTKMAHFHAASMEYLKVENCTDCILSVSALIGNWDVEKRMTIAIEMIERHLPELKEITTKLRSYLETFQKRLIDLLLKQNLPYKVIALGDASLKNMLHKFNECGVPDVVFKNFNACFVGSVGYDLNIFFNTSLSLRELAFHRSELLRYYYKNLKAVLCSKYSCAPSWQTIVDEVREFEHFGCYALLCEMPTCFVNDNLKKWVVLQDTVFKDGCFEEDYDALFKNGEATKLLKYGLERFYELCLWDDKAE